The Ictalurus punctatus breed USDA103 chromosome 17, Coco_2.0, whole genome shotgun sequence sequence TTTCCTTTGTAGGCTTTACTTCCAGTGTAAATATTCAGGTGTTAGCTTGGCCACTCTGGCTATTGACCCTTCAGCCAATGCTGATCCTCCCTCCATTGTTGCTTCTGGACCACTCCAAGTAGAACTAAGACTAGGAAATGGTCGCTGTGTTGCAAAGGGGTGTGCAGAAGGTGAGAAACTTGTCTGGATATTAGCATGTAGTCTGACTTGTCAGTGGTTTGAACAGGATTTGATTCCCCCCCCTCTGCCACCCAACAGATGAAGTAGCCTATACCTCGTACTACAGTGCTGCTGACTACCCTGTGACTAAGGTTCTGAGGGAACCAGTGTATGTTGAAGTGCACATTGTGGGAAGAACTGATCCAAATATTGTCCTGGTTTTGGGAGGTTGCTGGGCGACTGCTTCCCCTAACCCCTACAGCCTTCCCCAGTGGGACCTTCTGGTGAATGGGTAAGCTCTTCACAGGTCTTCTGCTTGTGTAGATTAGTGACTGTAttgaacaggaagtgatgacCTTGTGTAATCCAAAGGTGTCCATACAAAGATGACCGCTATTTGACCAAGCTGATCCCAGTTATTGGGATGTCTGGACTTGCCTACCCCACCCATTACAGACGctttgtcctgaagatgttcaCATTTGTGGATCCAGACTCTATGGCTCCAATGCATGAGACGGTAAAGGCTTGAGTTCTCTTTATGCTCTTGCACATGCTCCTGTAAATGAAATGGGTCTGACTGCTTAATTTGTCTTTCCTCAGCTCTACATCCACTGCAGTACAGCTGTATGTCTTCCAACTGCACAAGACTCCTGTGAACCCACATGTGCCAGAAGAAGTAGGTAGACCACCTTAATACTGCTTGTTCTTCATTTGACTGGCTTAtggattttctttttccctccttAGGAAGAGATGCTGCAGAAGGCTCTGCTCACACCTCAGGAATAGTGTCTAGTGGAGGAGTGATCTTTACCCAAAGCTCCTCACCTCAGTTTGCTTAAAGTTATGGagaataaagcattttttaCTTTCAAACTGACTGTTTGGCTCAAATGTCTTGTGCACAAGCTGTGTCTAGCATATCCATCTATGATGGGTTCTGTGTTGTGATCACTGGAGTAACACTTACTCTAGTGATCCTTCACATGTAATTTCAGTGTGTTCACATGGTGCTTACTCATTGCTTTAATCCAGCATGACTTGCAGATGATGGGTGGGGTCTTACTCAATTGCTTTGACTTGGTAGCATTTCTGCTAGGTAATGCTGTTTTTCTGCATAGATTGTTTCAGCTCCAGATAAGCTCTGTTAAGAACCCTTTAAGCTTAGTCTTCACTGTTTAAAAAGCCCCTGGGTGTTGCATAAGACACAAATGCAAATTTGGCATGACTTTGTGGCTAGAGCAAGCTTTCCATTAAGTGTAGGCCTGACTTTGGACATTGAAAAATGACTTTTGGTCCAGTTGAAATTGGCAGGCTTGGATAGGATATAACTGATGTGAAATTGATTAAAATTAGACTTGAGTTTGTCTAAAATCATCCATGTATGGAAAGGACAGGGAACTTGCCTTCCAGCTCCATGTACAGTAATATAGCCAAAATGTGAAGAGGAAGGGTGGCCTTTTCTTTAGGTCCACTATAATCCCAAGGGCTTGTTTCTGTTTAAGTGAGCCTGAATCATGCTGATTGACCTGGAACACAACTTTTACTTTTTGCAGGTCTGTCACCAGAGTATCTTTGATTTTTACTGTCTTCTCCAGGTCTGTTCTGGACTATGACTAAAACTTTATGGGCATCTTCTACAGTGTGACAGTGTTCTTAATAGACCACTGAGCTTGGTCTAAAACAGCTTCTTGCTGATTGAAGGAGGAAAAGGCATTGTCTGGAGTTATGTGTTTGTATTAGTTCAAGACAGTGTATGAATGGTCTGTTCTCAAATGTAGTCTTCATTAAGGACATGGAGGAATACCAGTCAATTCAGATAATAGTTAAACcagtcaatttaaaaaaaaatactctacaGCTTCAGTCATGACACATTCCTAAaatattaattcaattaaagTGTACCATTCTTTTTATGTACTTCATCAGTCTACTGAACTAATAAAACCAACTACTAAAAGAGGTGCTATTGCCAACTGTATTTtcactctacacacagaaacaaagGGTTAAACTCTTCGTGAAAATAGTAAAGTGGGAAATACATTTTTCGGTTTCCCTCCAAATTTAGCATCGTTGTGTGCCAACTTTTAATTTGACGGAAAATTCATGTGACATGTTCACTGCAGCTAGCTTCACGTGGGTCATGTGATAACTCACGTGATCCCAGTTGCAGCTACAGAAATCTGAAGGTAAGTAAATATATAGGATATGGTGTTGTCTTTCAAGGACACGTTCGTTGTCTCATTATGGGATACTCCCCTTCCGCGTATTCCTAGGAATCCCTATTATGTTCTGCCAGCCCGTTTTTTCTGGCAGGCATAATGTTTGTGCCTGGGAGTGGCTCCCTTCTACAGTATAAGAGGAGCAGCACAAGGTCATTCTAGTATTCAAAAACCTCTCTCAGTTCACTCCAGAAGTCTGAACTACTGTTCGTATTGTCAACTGCTAACCTCCATGCTAGTTGCTGGATAATTTTCCAGGTGCTGGATtcttcagctgttttttttttttttttgcctgactCCTGTAGTTTCCACTACTGCATGGACTACAGCAGGTCTGCTCTGCATGCCTCGGGCTGAGACATGCCCAGGTGCCTGTCAATAGTCCAGGTTCATCTGAGCACTGTGCGTGCTTCGACATGAAGAACCTTCTCCACAGACTAGCACTCCAAGCTAGTCTGTAGGGCCAGGGTCCCCTTGTTTTAGTTAGCC is a genomic window containing:
- the LOC108261768 gene encoding zona pellucida sperm-binding protein 4: MATTRVSLALVGLFLVFNYVSSTPASPQAVKMPPQAPQLPGTPTLQPQMPGQVVKCQVQDYERVPCGEPGINSDQCTTINCCFDGQQCYYGKMVTVQCTLDGQFVLVVARDATVPRISLESISMLGGNTGPCSPVDSNTAFAIYQFPVTACGTTMMVQGGYVVYENRMLSSYEVGVGPRGAITRDTHYELYFQCKYSGVSLATLAIDPSANADPPSIVASGPLQVELRLGNGRCVAKGCAEDEVAYTSYYSAADYPVTKVLREPVYVEVHIVGRTDPNIVLVLGGCWATASPNPYSLPQWDLLVNGCPYKDDRYLTKLIPVIGMSGLAYPTHYRRFVLKMFTFVDPDSMAPMHETLYIHCSTAVCLPTAQDSCEPTCARRRRDAAEGSAHTSGIVSSGGVIFTQSSSPQFA